A genome region from Bacteroides stercoris ATCC 43183 includes the following:
- a CDS encoding lipopolysaccharide biosynthesis protein: MSNQESNSKRIAKNTLLLYFRMILIMVVSLYTSRVILNELGVEDFGIYNLVAGVVVLFSFLSNAMVTATQRYLSVAIGKGDEKYIQSIFSTSLLSHFILILFIVFVAETVGLWFVNTKLEIPVDRMYATNVIYQLAIATTSVNIIRIPYNASIIANERMAFFAYISIVETFLKLLVVWVLAITSGDKLVVYSVLLLLVVIIIDIAYWYYCHRFLVANKFYLKTNKKLFVELTSFSVWNLFGGLADVGYKQGTNIILNLFWGVSINAVLGITNQIRNAVVSFIGNLQLAVNPQIVKSYALGDYEYFKTLVYRISKYSYFLMLIIVFPIIFNIDLILEIWLENPPKHTAVFAILTSVFCLVDSLTGPLWAAMQAGGKIKRFQIVTGICLLLNLPVSYLFLMYGYVPSVVLIIQIVITGFTVGVRVLFVKYYLQFSIRNYVREVIFPIVFVTALSLPIALYIYAGTGGYYRLLLFILFVPIMCCIIYVCGTCKSEKEMVMRTIRTKFLKRK, from the coding sequence ATGTCTAATCAAGAGTCAAATAGTAAACGAATAGCTAAAAATACGTTGTTACTCTATTTTAGAATGATTCTTATCATGGTGGTTTCTTTATATACCAGTAGAGTTATTCTGAATGAATTAGGGGTAGAAGATTTTGGTATTTATAATTTGGTGGCTGGTGTAGTTGTATTATTTTCTTTTTTAAGTAATGCCATGGTTACCGCTACGCAGCGGTATTTGAGCGTAGCCATCGGAAAAGGAGATGAAAAATATATCCAGTCTATTTTCTCTACTTCACTTCTTTCTCATTTTATTTTAATTCTTTTTATTGTTTTTGTTGCAGAAACGGTTGGACTTTGGTTTGTAAATACTAAGTTGGAAATTCCTGTGGATAGAATGTATGCTACCAATGTAATTTATCAGTTAGCAATTGCTACAACCAGTGTGAATATTATTCGTATTCCTTATAATGCTAGTATTATAGCTAATGAGCGGATGGCCTTCTTTGCCTATATAAGTATTGTGGAAACATTCTTAAAGCTGTTGGTTGTATGGGTATTGGCAATAACATCAGGTGATAAACTAGTTGTTTATTCTGTTTTATTGTTGCTAGTTGTTATTATTATCGATATTGCTTATTGGTATTATTGTCATAGATTTCTTGTAGCTAATAAATTTTATTTGAAAACAAATAAAAAACTTTTTGTGGAATTAACGAGTTTTTCTGTCTGGAATTTATTTGGCGGATTGGCAGATGTGGGCTATAAGCAAGGAACTAATATAATTTTAAATCTTTTTTGGGGAGTATCGATCAATGCAGTATTAGGTATTACCAATCAAATACGTAATGCTGTTGTTTCTTTTATTGGAAATTTGCAGTTGGCTGTTAATCCTCAAATAGTAAAATCTTATGCTTTGGGTGATTATGAATATTTTAAAACATTGGTATACCGTATATCTAAATATTCCTATTTTTTAATGTTGATAATTGTATTTCCTATAATTTTCAATATTGACTTAATATTAGAGATATGGTTAGAAAATCCTCCTAAGCATACAGCTGTTTTTGCGATATTAACTTCTGTATTTTGTTTGGTTGACTCTTTAACAGGACCATTATGGGCAGCCATGCAAGCAGGTGGAAAAATTAAAAGATTTCAAATTGTTACTGGTATTTGCTTATTATTGAATTTACCTGTTAGTTATTTGTTTTTAATGTATGGATATGTTCCAAGTGTAGTCTTAATTATACAAATTGTTATTACAGGTTTTACAGTCGGAGTTCGTGTCTTGTTTGTTAAATATTACTTGCAATTCTCAATTCGTAACTATGTTAGGGAGGTGATATTTCCCATTGTGTTTGTAACAGCATTATCTTTACCTATAGCCTTATACATCTATGCAGGAACAGGAGGATATTATAGATTGCTTTTATTTATATTATTTGTGCCTATTATGTGCTGTATAATATATGTTTGTGGAACGTGTAAAAGTGAAAAAGAAATGGTTATGCGAACAATACGAACTAAATTTCTAAAGAGAAAATAG
- a CDS encoding Coenzyme F420 hydrogenase/dehydrogenase, beta subunit C-terminal domain — translation MNNISHIHSCYGCAVCAIACPKKIIDVRLNSNGFYEPYITDGAKCVNCGLCLEVCSYNHSEIALNELPKVSYGAWSKEKSVRHICASGGVGFEIGRYLIGKGYKAIGVKYDVKRAKAEHYVASSVDEFILSMGSKYIQSYTLSGFKEINRKDKFLVSGTPCQIDSLRRYINKMKCQENFVLLDFFCHGVPSKFVWDKYIKEQQDKLGNIDFVSWRNKQNGWHDSWAMTISPSDRGEVVDWYDSYNLLIKEKKGCVNSRWTQGDTFYNMFLGNNCLGKACYKYCKFKYDHSSADIRIGDMWGETYAKEDKGVTACVAFTQQGMDVLNNVNCELVEYPFARVAEGQIKTKIKYPMGWSFVIFFAKLQSVSMKQLVFFSRIIGKFNKIFK, via the coding sequence ATGAATAATATTTCTCATATACATTCATGTTATGGTTGCGCTGTTTGTGCAATTGCTTGTCCTAAAAAGATAATTGACGTTCGTCTTAATTCTAATGGTTTCTATGAACCTTATATTACAGATGGAGCCAAATGTGTAAATTGTGGATTGTGCCTTGAAGTGTGTTCTTATAATCACTCAGAAATAGCTTTGAATGAACTTCCAAAAGTTTCTTATGGAGCATGGAGTAAGGAAAAAAGTGTGCGGCATATATGTGCTAGTGGTGGCGTTGGATTCGAAATTGGGAGATATCTGATTGGCAAGGGGTATAAAGCTATAGGGGTAAAATATGATGTTAAAAGAGCTAAAGCCGAACATTATGTCGCTTCTTCTGTAGATGAGTTTATTTTATCTATGGGGAGTAAGTATATCCAAAGCTATACATTGTCAGGATTTAAGGAGATCAATAGAAAGGACAAATTTTTGGTTTCTGGAACTCCTTGTCAGATAGATTCGCTTCGCCGTTATATCAATAAAATGAAGTGTCAGGAAAATTTTGTGTTATTGGACTTTTTTTGTCACGGTGTGCCAAGTAAATTTGTTTGGGATAAATATATTAAGGAACAACAGGATAAATTGGGAAATATAGATTTTGTATCCTGGAGAAACAAACAGAATGGATGGCATGATTCATGGGCGATGACTATTAGTCCATCAGATAGAGGAGAAGTTGTTGATTGGTATGATTCTTACAATTTATTAATAAAAGAGAAAAAAGGATGTGTTAATTCTCGATGGACCCAAGGAGATACCTTTTATAATATGTTTTTAGGTAATAACTGCTTGGGTAAAGCATGTTATAAATATTGTAAATTCAAATATGATCATTCATCTGCAGATATTCGTATTGGTGATATGTGGGGAGAGACTTATGCTAAAGAAGACAAAGGTGTAACCGCTTGCGTTGCATTTACTCAACAAGGAATGGATGTGTTGAATAATGTGAATTGTGAATTAGTTGAGTATCCATTTGCAAGAGTAGCAGAAGGGCAAATAAAAACTAAGATAAAATATCCTATGGGATGGTCATTTGTTATTTTTTTTGCTAAATTACAATCCGTTTCAATGAAACAATTGGTCTTTTTTAGTAGAATTATAGGGAAGTTTAATAAAATCTTTAAATAA